One region of Eretmochelys imbricata isolate rEreImb1 chromosome 2, rEreImb1.hap1, whole genome shotgun sequence genomic DNA includes:
- the RNF152 gene encoding E3 ubiquitin-protein ligase RNF152, which yields METLSQDSLLECQICFNYYSPRRRPKLLDCKHTCCSVCLQQMRTSQKDLRCPWCRGITKLPPGFSVSQLPDDPEVIAVIAIPHTSEHTPVFIKLPSNGCYMLPLPISKERALLPGDIGCRLLPGSQQKSVTVMTIPAEQQPLQGGIPQEVGEEEQDRRGIVKSSTWSGVCTVILVACVLVFLLGIVLHNMSCISKRFTVISCG from the coding sequence ATGGAGACACTGTCCCAGGACTCTCTGCTGGAATGTCAGATTTGTTTCAATTATTACAGCCCCAGACGGAGGCCCAAGTTGCTGGACTGTAAGCATACCTGCTGTTCTGTTTGCCTTCAGCAGATGAGAACAAGCCAGAAGGACCTGAGATGTCCCTGGTGCCGAGGTATCACTAAACTGCCACCGGGATTTTCTGTATCCCAGCTGCCTGATGACCCAGAGGTGATTGCTGTGATTGCAATTCCCCATACTTCAGAGCACACTCCAGTGTTCATCAAACTTCCTAGCAATGGGTGCTACATGTTGCCCTTGCCCATCTCCAAGGAGAGAGCGCTGTTGCCAGGAGACATTGGCTGTCGCCTCCTGCCAGGTAGTCAGCAAAAGTCAGTCACTGTGATGACAATCCCAGCTGAGCAGCAGCCCCTGCAAGGAGGGATCCCGCAGGAAGTCGGAGAGGAGGAGCAAGACAGGAGGGGCATTGTGAAAAGCTCCACCTGGTCAGGTGTTTGCACTGTGATCTTGGTGGCGTGTGTCTTGGTTTTTCTCCTTGGTATTGTCCTCCACAATATGTCTTGCATTTCCAAGCGTTTCACTGTGATTTCCTGCGGCTGA